Proteins encoded within one genomic window of Ptiloglossa arizonensis isolate GNS036 chromosome 3, iyPtiAriz1_principal, whole genome shotgun sequence:
- the Def2 gene encoding defensin 2, with protein MKLLVAFCIFVTIACASAASVPQAIYVGPTYELRPIEDPVGDDMATEMVAGEDSEGPIRHRRVTCDVLSVATLWVTVNDSACAVRCLTQGRKGGRCENGVCVCR; from the exons ATGAAGCTTCTCGTTGCTTTCTGCATTTTCGTTACCATCGCTTGCGCATCCGCTGCGAGTGTTCCTCAAGCAATCTACGTTGGACCGACATACGAATTAA GGCCTATTGAGGATCCTGTCGGTGATGATATGGCAACAGAGATGGTGGCCGGGGAGGATTCTGAGGGACCGATACGACACCGCAGGGTAACTTGTGATGTTCTGTCCGTTGCAACCCTGTGGGTCACTGTCAACGATTCTGCCTGCGCTGTCAGGTGTTTGACTCAGGGACGCAAAGGTGGTCGCTGCGAGAACGGTGTTTGCGTTTGCCGATAA